TCGCCCGCGCCCACCGCGTCCTCGTCTACGACCGCCGCGGCCACAGCCGGAGCGAGCGCCCGCCGGGCCAGGGCACCCGGGCCCAGGACGAGGACGACCTGGCCGCGCTCATCGAGATGCTCGGCGCCCCCGTCCACGTGGCCGCGAGCTCCTTCGGCGGCTCGGTCGCGCTCGGCCTCGCCGCCCGCCGCCCCGAACTGCTGCGCAGCCTCGCCGTCCACGAGCCGCCGCTCACCGCCGTCGTCGCCGGCGACCCGGAGCTCGACCGGCTGATGCGGGAGGCGCAGGCGCCCATCGACGCCGTCATGGCGGACGTGCGCGCGGGCGACTCCGAGGGCGGCGCGCGCCGCTTCGTCGAGGAGGTCGTGTTCGGGCCGGGCGCGTGGGACGCGATGCCGCACGCGGCCCGGCGCACGTTCACCACCAACGCCCCCACGGCCGCCGACGAACAGGGGGACCCGGGCTGGGACACCGTCGACCTCGCCCGGCTCGCCGGCTACACCGGCCCGGCGATGCTGAGCAAGGGCACCGACAGTCCGGCGTGGTTCCCCGCGATAGTCGACCGGCTCGCGCAGGTGCTGCCCGGAGCGCAGGCCCGGACTCTGCACGGAGAGGGCCACGTCCCCCACCTCACCGCCCCGCACCGCTACGCCGAGAACGTCCTCGCCTTCATCGCCTCCACCGGCTCCGCCACGCGCCGCTGATCGTCCGGCGGCGGTCGGCCGGAGGTGTCGTCGCGGAGTTCTCGTGTGCGATGACGTACCGGTCGTTCGGAGTATGGCGCGCTCCCGCACAC
This DNA window, taken from Streptomyces sp. TN58, encodes the following:
- a CDS encoding alpha/beta fold hydrolase; translated protein: MARAQVNGVELFYEIEGDGEPLVLVHGSWTDHHSWDAVLPHLARAHRVLVYDRRGHSRSERPPGQGTRAQDEDDLAALIEMLGAPVHVAASSFGGSVALGLAARRPELLRSLAVHEPPLTAVVAGDPELDRLMREAQAPIDAVMADVRAGDSEGGARRFVEEVVFGPGAWDAMPHAARRTFTTNAPTAADEQGDPGWDTVDLARLAGYTGPAMLSKGTDSPAWFPAIVDRLAQVLPGAQARTLHGEGHVPHLTAPHRYAENVLAFIASTGSATRR